A section of the Alphaproteobacteria bacterium CG11_big_fil_rev_8_21_14_0_20_39_49 genome encodes:
- a CDS encoding two-component system response regulator: protein MICADIEVSMPLFMVLDDNEIAREVASKVLSQLHVHPVEMADSEAALEYCKEKTPDLIILDIMMPKMDGIEFLREFRNIQGNKRTYVIACSARNDEATVHKMTKLGINDYILKPFSPEMLETKLIKSGLLD, encoded by the coding sequence GTGATATGTGCTGATATTGAGGTTAGTATGCCTTTATTTATGGTTTTAGATGATAATGAAATAGCCCGTGAGGTAGCGTCCAAGGTTCTTTCCCAATTACATGTCCACCCCGTTGAAATGGCTGACAGCGAAGCTGCATTGGAATACTGCAAAGAAAAGACACCAGACCTGATAATACTTGACATTATGATGCCTAAAATGGACGGTATAGAGTTTTTACGTGAGTTCCGTAATATTCAGGGGAACAAAAGGACATATGTTATTGCCTGTTCTGCAAGAAATGACGAGGCTACGGTTCATAAAATGACCAAACTTGGTATAAATGACTATATCCTAAAACCGTTCTCACCTGAAATGCTTGAAACAAAACTGATAAAATCCGGTCTTCTTGACTAA